GCCCGCCGACGACCGGGAGGGTGACCGAGCTGGAGGCCGGGTCGACCGAGACGCCGGTCCCCGGGGGCAGGCGCAGGGTGAAGTCGCGGTCGGTGGAGAGGAGCACGACGCCGATCCGGTGGCCGGCCTTGACGACGTAGTCGTTCGGCTGGAGCTCGAAGCGGAAGTCGTAGAAGCGGTCCTCGCGCAGGAGCTCGGTCTTGGAGGCGGAGTCGCGGTTGCGAACGTCGAGCCAGCCCCTTGTGATGATCTTGTAGGGGGCGGTCACCGTGGCGTGCTCGGCCAGCCGGGCGCAGCCGGTGTCGCCGGGCACGCCCTGGCCGTAGCAGACCGGGGTGTCGCCGTAGGCGACGTCGCCGTACGCGCGGGCGTCGGTGCCGTAGTCGACGAGCAGCGCCGTCAGGTACGGCGAGCGCCCGCCCTTGAACGCGGCGCGCACCGAGACCTCGGGGGTGCCCGACAGGCGCGCGTCGCGGGTCAGGGGGCCCGACAGGTAGGCCAGGCGGTTGGGGTCCGTGGCCTCGGCGTTCTCGGCGAGCCGCTCGGCGGTGCGGGTGCTCTGGTCGACGAAGGACTCGACGGTGTGGCCCCGGGAGCGGTCGGCGCCCAGGGTGCCGTTGCGGCCGTCCTTGCCGGCGGCCAGGTGCAGCCGCGCGTCACGGGTGCCGGGCAGCGGCCAGGAGGCGTGCTGGGCCCACTGTCCCGGGCCCGACTCCACGTCGGCCTGCGGCTCGTCCATGATGCCGTTGCGCAGACCGTACAGGTGGAAGTCGAACCAGCGGTGGAGCTGGCGCAGCCACTCGGCGTTGCGCCCGGCGAAGGAGAACGGGTTGAAGTGCGCGCCCTGGTGAAGCCAGATCTTGCGGGGCACGTTCCGCTTCGCGAGGGCGTCCCACCACTGGACGGCCTGCTTGGTCTTGACGTTCCAGTCGTTGAGGCCGTGCACCAGGAAGACGGCGGCGCGGACCTTGCGCACGTCGTTGAGATAGTTGCGCCGGTCCCAGAAGCCGGAGTAGTCGCCGGTGACCCGGTCCTGGTCCTGCTCGATCCGGTCCATCAGCGCGCCGCAGGTCTGCGTGGCGTTCTCGCGGGTCAGGACGTAGCGGGCGAGCACGTCGGCGTCCTCGCCCTGGTAGCCGCCGGGGGCCAGCACGCCGCCGTTGGCGCGGTAGTAGTCGTACCAGGAGGAGATGGCCGCGATCGGCACGATCGCCTTGAGCCCCTTGACCCCGGTCGCGGCGACGGCGTTGGGCAGCGTGCCGTTGTAGGAGACGCCGATCATGCCGACGTTCCCGGTGGACCAGTCGGCCCTGATCTCGTTCCCGGCCGCGTCGAAGCCCCGGGCGCGGCCGTTGAGCCAGTCGATCGCGGCCTTGGGGCCCGCGGTCTCGTTGTCCAGGCCGGTCGTGGGGCAGCCGGTCGCCCGTCCCGAGCCGAGGTTCTCCACCAGCGCGACCGCGTAGCCGCGCGGCACGAAGTAGTTGTCGTAGTAGCCGCGGAAGGGCGGCGCGGCCGCGCGGCTCACGTCGAGGCCGTCGACGCCGAACATCGCGTCGCGCAGGTCGTTGAACTTGTTGCGCCGGTACTCCATGCCCGCGGGGTCGGAGCCGTCGAGGTCGACGACGTGGTTGGGCACGTCGTTGCCGCCCGCGTAGTACGGGCTGGCCTCCATGATGACCGGGACCTTCAGTCCCGAGGCGGTCTCCTTGGGACGCATGATGTCGACGGCGACCCGGTCGGGGCGGCCGTCGGCGTCACTGTCGACCCCGGCGACCTCGACGAACACGGTCTCGGTGAGCGCGTCGGCGCGCGAGTGGATCGGCTGGGTCTCGGCGTTCTCGATCGGGTTGGCCGCGGATCGCGCGGCGGCGGCCGGCAACGCGCCGGCGGGCAGCACACCGGCGGGAAGCGCGGCGGCCGGCAGTACGCCGCTTGGCAGGGTGACCGCCAGTGCGACGATGACCGTCTTCCATCTGTTCATCGAGGAAAGCTCCCAGAGGGTCGCTGAAAAACTGACAACTCCGGTCAATCTCCTGCGAAGCAATCTTGACCTGCAAGATCGAAGATATAACGAATAAGCGGCTATCTCGCGTTACGCGCGAGTTCCAGCGCGTATTCGGGGAACCAGTCGCCGGCGCGGGGCTCCCCGCGGTGGCACTCGCCGTCCGACTCGCCGGGGCGCTTGATCCACAGGAAGGCGTCCGCCCGCTCGTGGCCGGTCTCGGCGGTCGGCTCCGCGCCGAGCGCGCGGCCCTTGGGGTTGCACCACGCGTCGTCGCCCTGCGCGTCGCGGACGGGGCCGTTGCCGTTGCGGGAGGTGTCGATGACGTAGTGGGCCCCGCCGACCGCGTCCGAGAGCTGTTTCGCGACGGCGACGCTCTCCTCGACGGTGAAGAAGTTGCTGACGTTGAAGGCGAAGCCGTCCGCCTGGGGCACCCCGGCCCTGCGCATGGGTTCGGCCCACTCGCCGGGGTTCTTGATCCAGCCGGCGTTCCCCGCGTCGACGTAGACCTTCGCGTTGGGCTGCCTCTTCAGCGTCTCCACCGCGCCGCGAAGCAGGTCGAGGCGCTCACCCGCCTGGCCGCCCTGGGTGCAGTTGTCCAGGATGTGGGCCAGCGCGTCGGGCTCGACGACGACCAGCGCGGGCCGGTCGCCGATGCCCTCGGCGAACCGGCCGATCCAGGAGCGGTACTCCTCCGCGCCGGCGGCGCCGCCCGCGGAGAACTGGCCGCAGTCGCGGTTGGGGATGTGGTACGCCACCAGGACCGGGATCCGGCCCGCCTGCCGGGCCTTGGTGGTGATGCCGGCGACCCGGTCCCTCGGGTCCTGGTCGCCGATCCAGATCGCGTTGGGCCGGTCGGCGATCCTGCGGATCAGCGCGGCCTCCTCGGTCCTGCCCTCCCCCTCGAGCTTGCGGACCTCCTGGGCGGCGGCGCCGTCGGGGTCGACGTAGAAACCGCCCGCGGGACCGGGGGTCGCGTCCCCCGAGGCGGTGCTTCCTGAGCCGGCGGGCGGCGCGGGGTCGCCGGTGCAGGCCGCCGTCGCGAGAGCGAGAGCCAGCGCGGCTGCGAGGCCGTACCTGTTCATCGAATACCTCCGGCGTGGGGCCCCGGGCCTGGCCCCGGGGAACGGAAATGGGAGGGCCGAGAGAGCACCGTACGCCGTGAGAGGGCCGCGGGGATCATGTCAGCCCTCTCCTCGGATGTGGACCCAGCGAGCCGGGGACGGCGTTCCCCGTTCGGTGACCCCGAACAGCATGTACCACCCCGGGGGCACCAGGGCCGGATTGGAGGGGATCTCCGCGATTATCCCGGTAGGTACCCGGGTGAAGTCCAGCTTGATCGAGCGCTGCTCCACGTCGGTGACGTGGGTGACGGCGCTCGGGCGCATCAGCCGTACCTGGTGGATGCGTGCGGCGTCGGGGGTCTGGAAGCCGGCCCTGCGGCCCAGGAACACGCTCTCGCGCCCGCCGGTGAACACCGGCGCCTTCTCGCCGTTGTGCAGGTAGGTCGGCGTGTAGATCTCGATGCGCTGGTCGAAGGTACCGGGCAGCGAGCCCGCCTTGTCGCCGAAGAGCGGGTCGGAGCCCATGCTGAGCACCCGGCCGTCGGGCAGCAGGAGACCCTCGGCGTGGTAGTTGCGGCCGACGGCGGGCGCCGCGGCCTCGTGGAAGCTGTTGCTCTCCGGGCGGTAGACCTCCGCGCGCAGGACGTCGCTGGCGCCGCGCCCCCGGTAGTCGCTGGAGCCGTTGAAGGAGAGCACGCTGTCGTCGGGCAGCAGCACGGCGTTCGGGTAGCGCACCGGGTCGGACAGGTCCGGACCCCTGACGTAGCGCGGGCTGGCCTCGGTGAGGTCGACGATGGCGGTCCTGGCGGTGGCGTTGGGCAGGCCCGGCTGGCGTTCCCCGACCGGGCCCCCGCCCATCACCATGACCCGCTGGTCCTGCGCGGGCGGCAGCAGCACGGAGGCGCCGGTCTCGTTCAGCTCTGGCTGGGGCAGCCCGGGTACGGGGGTGAACGCCTCCATCTCGTCGGGCGCCACCCCTCCGACGCCGCCCGGGGTCTTGACCGGCCGGTCGGTGTCGCGGCGGTAGTCCCAGATGCCGGGGGGACGCAGCGAGAGCTGGCCGGGACCGTACCCGGCGCTCATGCCCGAGAAGAAGAGGGTGTCGTCCTCCAGCAGGAACAGCGCGGGGTAGGTCGGGAAGAACCTCTTGGGGCCGGGCAGCCAGGTCTTGGTCTGAGGGTTGTAGATCTCGTTGTCCCTGGTGATCTGCCCCACGGTGTCGAGTCCCGAGACGGTCATCACCCTGCCGTCGGGCAGGGTGGTCATGGTCGGGTACCAGCGCCCCTCGGTCATGTCCTGGACCTTGGCGTAGCGCTCGGTGACGGGGTCGAACTCGTAGGCGTCCCTGATGCCCTGGAAGTCCTGCTTATCCAGTGTCATGCTGCCGCCCATGGCGTACAGGTCGCGCTTCTCCCGGCCCTTGAGTCCCTGGATCTCGTACTTGACGGAACCGGCCGGCGCGGTGAGCAGGCCCGCCGCGCCTTCGGTGACGGCCTCGGCGAAGACCTTGGTCTGGCTGGGCCGGATCCGCACCTTTCCCGGCACGCCGGTCTCGACCTTCCTCGCGGGCGGCACGCTGACGTGGGCGGTGGTGCGGTAGACCTGCCCGCCGGGGGCGGTCAGCAGCGTGCCGGGGTGGAACTCCCTGGGTTTGGCGTCGGGGTCCTCGTTCTTGATGGTCAGGGCGCCCGCGGCCCGCTTGACCTTGGCCTTCAGCACCTCGAAGCGGCCCGTGCCGCCCGCGATGAGGAGCTTGCCGTCGGGCAGCACCACGTGTCCCGCGCAGAAGAAGTCGACGGGAGTGTCGATCAGCTTGAACTCGTCCGGCCCGCCCGGTTTCGCCGGGTCCCACAGCACGGTCTTGAAGGTGCCCTTGTCGAAGTTGGCGGCGTTGTTGCCGGATCCGGCGACGATGAGCACCTTGCCGGTGTGCAGCAGCGCGGCGTGGATGGCGTTGACCTTGAATTTCTCGGGGACGTCGAGGAAGGTCCAGTGGCCGTGGGTGGCCTTGTAGTCGTCGCCGTTGATGCGGTAGTCGCGCCACTTCTCGGTGGCGAAGCCCGCGACGGCGGGCAGGTTGATCGCGAGGATCGCGGTCACCACCGCCGCCCCGACCAGGTGCTTGCGCAGGCGGCTCACGACTCGTCACCGGCCGCTCGCAGGCCGGCCCTGGCCGCCCGCAGGTTCCAGGCCCAGGTCGTGAGCGGTCCCAGGCAGATGACCAGGGCGAGGATCCCCCAGAGGGTCATGACCAGGTGGATGTGGCCGGTCCAGAAGACGGTGAGCAGCAGGCCGCCGCCGAAGATCGCCGCCCACCACAGGTGGATGCGGAACGTGGCGATCTGGTCGGGGCTGGCCGAGTCGCCCTTGGGGGTGACCACGAACTTGCTGGGCCTGCGCAGCGCGGCACCGATCAGCGAGGTGACGTAGATGGGCGCCGACAGTGCCGACATGACCATCCCGGCCACCCCCGAGGAGCCCTCCGGCTCGTGCGGGCTGACGTTGTGCCGCCGGTTCCAGGTGTAGAGCATGACCTGCAGCAGCGCCGCGTCGCCGTACAGCATGAGCCACACGTCCATCGGCACGGTCACGCCGGAGCCGCCGACGGCCATGAACAGGGTGGCGCTGAGCCCGGCCAGCAGCCAGTTGAGCGCGGACATCGGGTAGAAGGTCACCATCAGGGTGTAGTTGAAGAACCGTCCGGGCGAGAGCTTCGGCGCGGCCCTCCAGAACTGGGTGAGCAGCGTCTCGTAGGTGCCCCGGCTCCAGCGCAGCTGCTGGGTGAAGAAGTCGGTCCACGACGACGGCCCCTCCCCCACGGCCAGCACGTCGGGGGTGTAGACCGACATCCAGCGCTGCCCGGTCTCCGGGTCGCGGGAGCGGTGGAACTCGATGCCGGTGGCCATGTCCTCGGTGATCGAGTCGTACAGGCCGCCGATCTGCTTGAGCGCGCGGATGCGCACGGCGTTGTTGGTGCCGACGAACATCGGCGCGCCGTACAGGTTGCCCGCGCGCTGGATCAGCGAGTGGAACAGGAACTGCTGGCTCTCGGCGGCCTTGGTGACCCCGGCGTCGTAGTTGCCGTAGACCTGGGGGCCGACGACGAAGGCCACCCTCGGGTCGCGGAAGTAGCCGAGCATGCGCTCGCAGAACTCCGGGAGCGGTACGTGGTCGGTGTCGACCGAGACGAAGAAGTCGTAGTCGTCGCCGTGCGCGTCCAGCCAGCTGTTGTAGTTGCCGTGCTTGGTCTTGGCCCGGAAGCTTCCCTTGGGCCGGTTCCACTCGGGCACGCCCTTGCGGGTGAAGTGGTGGGCGCCCAGCCAGTCACAGAGCTCGTGGATGTCTGGGTCGTCGCCCTCGTCCAGCAGCCAGACGTCGAACACGCCGTCGTGGCGGATCTTCAGCGCGGCGGCCAGGGTCTCCCTGACCATCTCCAGCGGTTCCTTGCCGGGTACGCAGGTGGTGATGAAGGCCACCCGGGTGCCGGGTTCGGGCGCGACCGGGACCGGGTCCCTGGCCGCCAGCATGGCGTGCACGTTGGAGACCACGCTGACCAGCCGGAAGACCTCGATCAGGGCGATCGCGACGAGCATGATCCGGTCGGCCACCGGCAGGTACCACGGGATCGTTCCGTAGGGGTCGGGCCGGACGGTCCAGTGCTCGGGCAGCAGCAGCCAGACCATCAGGGTGAACTCCACGAGAAGGGCCGCGACCATCAGCAGCACCGCCCGCACCCGGTGTGGCTCGGTGGCCAGCAGGGAGCGGTAGCTCACGCGGTAGGGCACCCCGGGTTCCGGTTCGGTCACGGGCCCGGCGAGCCTGCTGAACCTTTCGTAGTCGTAGGGAGCGATTTT
This region of Streptosporangium sp. NBC_01495 genomic DNA includes:
- a CDS encoding Xaa-Pro dipeptidyl-peptidase, which translates into the protein MNRWKTVIVALAVTLPSGVLPAAALPAGVLPAGALPAAAARSAANPIENAETQPIHSRADALTETVFVEVAGVDSDADGRPDRVAVDIMRPKETASGLKVPVIMEASPYYAGGNDVPNHVVDLDGSDPAGMEYRRNKFNDLRDAMFGVDGLDVSRAAAPPFRGYYDNYFVPRGYAVALVENLGSGRATGCPTTGLDNETAGPKAAIDWLNGRARGFDAAGNEIRADWSTGNVGMIGVSYNGTLPNAVAATGVKGLKAIVPIAAISSWYDYYRANGGVLAPGGYQGEDADVLARYVLTRENATQTCGALMDRIEQDQDRVTGDYSGFWDRRNYLNDVRKVRAAVFLVHGLNDWNVKTKQAVQWWDALAKRNVPRKIWLHQGAHFNPFSFAGRNAEWLRQLHRWFDFHLYGLRNGIMDEPQADVESGPGQWAQHASWPLPGTRDARLHLAAGKDGRNGTLGADRSRGHTVESFVDQSTRTAERLAENAEATDPNRLAYLSGPLTRDARLSGTPEVSVRAAFKGGRSPYLTALLVDYGTDARAYGDVAYGDTPVCYGQGVPGDTGCARLAEHATVTAPYKIITRGWLDVRNRDSASKTELLREDRFYDFRFELQPNDYVVKAGHRIGVVLLSTDRDFTLRLPPGTGVSVDPASSSVTLPVVGGHRALG
- a CDS encoding glycoside hydrolase family 6 protein, which codes for MNRYGLAAALALALATAACTGDPAPPAGSGSTASGDATPGPAGGFYVDPDGAAAQEVRKLEGEGRTEEAALIRRIADRPNAIWIGDQDPRDRVAGITTKARQAGRIPVLVAYHIPNRDCGQFSAGGAAGAEEYRSWIGRFAEGIGDRPALVVVEPDALAHILDNCTQGGQAGERLDLLRGAVETLKRQPNAKVYVDAGNAGWIKNPGEWAEPMRRAGVPQADGFAFNVSNFFTVEESVAVAKQLSDAVGGAHYVIDTSRNGNGPVRDAQGDDAWCNPKGRALGAEPTAETGHERADAFLWIKRPGESDGECHRGEPRAGDWFPEYALELARNAR
- a CDS encoding galactose oxidase early set domain-containing protein, which produces MSRLRKHLVGAAVVTAILAINLPAVAGFATEKWRDYRINGDDYKATHGHWTFLDVPEKFKVNAIHAALLHTGKVLIVAGSGNNAANFDKGTFKTVLWDPAKPGGPDEFKLIDTPVDFFCAGHVVLPDGKLLIAGGTGRFEVLKAKVKRAAGALTIKNEDPDAKPREFHPGTLLTAPGGQVYRTTAHVSVPPARKVETGVPGKVRIRPSQTKVFAEAVTEGAAGLLTAPAGSVKYEIQGLKGREKRDLYAMGGSMTLDKQDFQGIRDAYEFDPVTERYAKVQDMTEGRWYPTMTTLPDGRVMTVSGLDTVGQITRDNEIYNPQTKTWLPGPKRFFPTYPALFLLEDDTLFFSGMSAGYGPGQLSLRPPGIWDYRRDTDRPVKTPGGVGGVAPDEMEAFTPVPGLPQPELNETGASVLLPPAQDQRVMVMGGGPVGERQPGLPNATARTAIVDLTEASPRYVRGPDLSDPVRYPNAVLLPDDSVLSFNGSSDYRGRGASDVLRAEVYRPESNSFHEAAAPAVGRNYHAEGLLLPDGRVLSMGSDPLFGDKAGSLPGTFDQRIEIYTPTYLHNGEKAPVFTGGRESVFLGRRAGFQTPDAARIHQVRLMRPSAVTHVTDVEQRSIKLDFTRVPTGIIAEIPSNPALVPPGWYMLFGVTERGTPSPARWVHIRGEG
- a CDS encoding glycosyltransferase family 2 protein; protein product: MSAPADAAKIAPYDYERFSRLAGPVTEPEPGVPYRVSYRSLLATEPHRVRAVLLMVAALLVEFTLMVWLLLPEHWTVRPDPYGTIPWYLPVADRIMLVAIALIEVFRLVSVVSNVHAMLAARDPVPVAPEPGTRVAFITTCVPGKEPLEMVRETLAAALKIRHDGVFDVWLLDEGDDPDIHELCDWLGAHHFTRKGVPEWNRPKGSFRAKTKHGNYNSWLDAHGDDYDFFVSVDTDHVPLPEFCERMLGYFRDPRVAFVVGPQVYGNYDAGVTKAAESQQFLFHSLIQRAGNLYGAPMFVGTNNAVRIRALKQIGGLYDSITEDMATGIEFHRSRDPETGQRWMSVYTPDVLAVGEGPSSWTDFFTQQLRWSRGTYETLLTQFWRAAPKLSPGRFFNYTLMVTFYPMSALNWLLAGLSATLFMAVGGSGVTVPMDVWLMLYGDAALLQVMLYTWNRRHNVSPHEPEGSSGVAGMVMSALSAPIYVTSLIGAALRRPSKFVVTPKGDSASPDQIATFRIHLWWAAIFGGGLLLTVFWTGHIHLVMTLWGILALVICLGPLTTWAWNLRAARAGLRAAGDES